One genomic window of Luteitalea pratensis includes the following:
- the asnS gene encoding asparagine--tRNA ligase has product MPPVAYIQDIAQFDGQDVTLRGWLHNRRSSGKIHFLIVRDGTGFIQVVMSKADIGEQLFARADHLTQETAIVVTGRVRADARAKGGFELTGSGFTVVSESVDYPITPKEHGVDYLMDRRHLWIRSQRQQAVLRVRHEVIDAVRDFFNNRGFILADTPIFTPSACEGTTTLFPVQYFEDTTAYLTQSGQLYNEANAMALGKTYCFGPTFRAEKSKTRRHLTEFWMVEPEVAYATLDDAMDLAEHLVESVVARVLDKRRPELAQLERDTSKLETVRTPFPRISYTEAIERLKGAGLPVEWGGDFGGTDETVLSGQFDRPVLVHRYPAAVKAFYMKPDPQQLDLALCVDMLAPEGYGEIIGGGQRLDDYDLLLQRIKDHQLPQEAFEWYLDLRRYGSVPHAGFGMGIERVVGWICGLEHVRETIPYPRLLYRLYP; this is encoded by the coding sequence ATGCCGCCCGTTGCCTACATCCAGGACATCGCCCAGTTCGACGGTCAGGACGTCACCCTCCGCGGCTGGCTGCACAACCGCCGCTCGAGCGGCAAGATCCATTTCCTGATCGTTCGCGACGGCACCGGCTTCATCCAGGTCGTGATGTCGAAGGCCGACATCGGCGAGCAACTGTTTGCCCGGGCCGACCATCTCACCCAGGAGACCGCCATCGTCGTCACCGGCCGCGTCCGGGCCGATGCGAGGGCCAAGGGTGGATTCGAGCTGACGGGGTCCGGGTTCACGGTCGTCTCCGAATCGGTGGACTACCCGATCACGCCGAAGGAACACGGCGTCGACTACCTGATGGACCGCCGGCACCTGTGGATCCGATCGCAGCGCCAGCAGGCGGTGCTGCGAGTGCGGCACGAGGTCATCGACGCGGTTCGCGATTTCTTCAACAATCGCGGCTTCATCCTCGCCGACACGCCCATCTTCACGCCCTCGGCCTGCGAGGGCACGACGACGCTGTTCCCCGTCCAGTACTTCGAGGACACGACTGCATACCTGACGCAGAGCGGGCAGTTGTACAACGAGGCCAACGCGATGGCCCTCGGCAAGACGTACTGCTTCGGGCCGACGTTCCGCGCCGAAAAGAGCAAGACCCGGCGGCATCTCACCGAGTTCTGGATGGTCGAGCCAGAGGTCGCCTACGCGACCCTGGACGACGCCATGGATCTCGCCGAGCACCTGGTGGAATCGGTCGTCGCGCGTGTGCTCGACAAGCGTCGGCCCGAACTGGCGCAGCTCGAACGGGACACGTCGAAGCTGGAGACGGTGAGGACGCCGTTCCCGCGGATCTCCTACACGGAGGCCATCGAGCGGCTGAAGGGCGCGGGCCTGCCGGTGGAATGGGGCGGTGATTTCGGCGGCACGGACGAGACCGTCCTGTCCGGGCAGTTCGACCGTCCCGTGCTCGTGCATCGCTACCCGGCCGCGGTCAAGGCGTTCTACATGAAGCCCGATCCGCAGCAACTGGATCTGGCGCTGTGCGTGGACATGCTCGCGCCCGAGGGCTATGGCGAGATCATCGGCGGCGGCCAGCGTCTTGACGACTACGACCTGCTGCTGCAGCGGATCAAGGATCACCAACTGCCGCAGGAAGCGTTCGAGTGGTACCTCGACCTGCGCCGCTACGGATCGGTGCCCCATGCGGGCTTCGGCATGGGCATCGAACGCGTCGTCGGGTGGATCTGCGGTCTCGAGCACGTGCGCGAGACCATCCCCTACCCGCGCCTGTTGTACAGGCTGTATCCGTAA